A region from the Myripristis murdjan chromosome 23, fMyrMur1.1, whole genome shotgun sequence genome encodes:
- the avpr2l gene encoding arginine vasopressin receptor 2, like → MSVQIDQSGNSTEKPTEEDQGFALIKVGVLGLIFVFATCGNIFLLGTLWKKRKRNTRTHLFLLHLCLADLVVAFFQVLPQLSIEITHRFRGTDFVCRCVKYLQVVGMFASTYMIVAMTIDRYHAVCRPMVSFFKGSFRRYVSIGAAWLISLIFSTPQLFIFSLQKVDENQYDCWAKFIEPWGSRIYISWITLSVFALPAFILLYCQIRICTSIYSNVKRKAQQAGRTGAKGVSSAMLKTVKMTFVIIMAYTVCWSPFFVVQLWSAWSPGSAPTKGPVFVIIMLLASLNSCTNPWIYLYYS, encoded by the exons ATGAGCGTTCAAATAGATCAGAGCGGCAACAGCACCGAGAAACCGACAGAGGAGGACCAAGGATTTGCGCTTATCAAAGTCGGAGTTCTGGGATTGATTTTCGTGTTTGCCACATGTGGGAATATATTCCTTTTAGGCACACTTTGGAAGAAGCgaaagagaaacacaagaacacatCTGTTCCTGCTGCACTTGTGCTTGGCGGATCTGGTGGTCGCCTTCTTCCAAGTCTTACCGCAGCTCTCCATTGAAATTACGCACAGGTTCAGAGGCACCGACTTTGTGTGCCGGTGTGTGAAATACCTGCAGGTTGTGGGTATGTTTGCCTCCACATACATGATAGTGGCCATGACCATAGACCGCTACCATGCCGTGTGCAGGCCGATGGTTTCCTTCTTCAAAGGCTCATTTCGGAGGTATGTCTCCATAGGCGCAGCGTGGCTGATCTCCCTCATCTTCAGCACGCCTCAGcttttcatcttctctctccaAAAGGTAGATGAGAATCAGTACGACTGCTGGGCAAAGTTTATTGAACCGTGGGGGAGCAGGATATACATCAGCTGGATCACCTTGTCAGTGTTCGCACTCCCTGCCTTCATCTTACTCTACTGCCAAATACGAATATGCACAAGCATCTACTCCAACGTGAAAAGGAAGGCGCAGCAGGCGGGACGCACCGGAGCCAAGGGGGTGTCCAGTGCTATGCTGAAGACggtgaaaatgacatttgtcaTTATAATGGCATACACCGTCTGCTGGAGCCCGTTCTTTGTGGTCCAGCTGTGGTCGGCCTGGAGCCCGGGCAGCGCGCCGACAAAAG gtCCAGTGTTTGTCATCATCATGTTGCTTGCCAGTCTCAACAGCTGCACCAACCCATGGATATACCTCTACTACAGCTAA
- the akap14 gene encoding A-kinase anchor protein 14, which translates to MEDRPPSNLSLTAEELVNNALERARHAVMNELKDTDQFSDNEIKNISWVTCRDFTVEEGKRQIAEYMRTWEVHPGWLFTLSYLRFSEEEHHTLHHYWARWSIPTPAKPIPKETVCVDFVVDISKVKPQTLPVEVRFVVEGSKLVHTAGRARFREKWLADVAESKALLRSTIDF; encoded by the coding sequence ATGGAAGATCGACCGCCGTCTAATTTGAGTTTGACGGCGGAAGAGCTCGTAAATAACGCGCTGGAAAGAGCACGCCATGCTGTCATGAACGAGTTGAAAGACACCGATCAATTCTCcgacaatgaaattaaaaatatcagTTGGGTGACCTGCAGGGACTTCACCGTggaagagggaaagcggcagaTCGCGGAGTACATGCGCACCTGGGAGGTGCATCCCGGCTGGCTTTTCACCCTGAGCTACCTGAGGTTCAGCGAGGAGGAGCACCATACCCTTCACCACTACTGGGCCCGCTGGAGCATCCCGACCCCTGCGAAACCCATCCCCAAGGAGACAGTGTGTGTCGATTTCGTCGTCGACATATCCAAGGTCAAACCCCAGACTTTACCTGTGGAGGTGCGCTTCGTGGTGGAGGGGAGCAAGCTGGTGCACACGGCAGGGAGAGCAAGGTTCAGGGAGAAGTGGCTGGCGGACGTCGCTGAAAGCAAGGCTTTGCTCCGGAGCACGATTGACTTCTAA